From one Thermodesulfobacteriota bacterium genomic stretch:
- a CDS encoding PAS domain S-box protein, protein MYTKPNGITDVLNALEDGIYVINHDYTVEFMNKAMVKVFGNGTGKKCHQVINRSDKICPWCRAGDMFKKGETSHEEVHLAVIDKTYDVLELPLKNKDGSISKLSIYRDITLRKDQEKRLRASEQNYRRLFEHVAVGVYVSSKKGRFLNANRALLDMLGYEDKTEFLGIDIEKDLYIKPEDRKKFQAMIERHGSVIDYEVDFKRRDGTPIAVLLTAHVRMSQTGNVLGYEGICVDQSQRKQMEKELREAYNFMENTIQSSPNAIICTDMQGNIIRWNHGAEETLGYKASDVVGKMNVVGNLYTDSMAKKVMKMMRSDQYGGKGKLRSCPMTFSRNDGQEVEGNLSASIIYDDNGNEIASVGFFVDLGEMLEMNRKLRQTQEQLLQSEKLAAMGRLTSQIAHELNNPLYGIMNTLELMKTEISPNNKRRKLLDMSLSETERLADMLRKMLSFSKPDQEQQSPVNLNTILDEILLHKKQLWENTIKVKTAFDEALDPVYASKNQLRQVFLNMISNAKDAMPDGGTLTVTTARDTDHVRVLISDTGCGIQEKHLDMIFETFFTTKTDSVKGVGLGLSVCYGFIKDHGGDILVESKPGEGTTFTIILPVYRGGSD, encoded by the coding sequence ATGTATACTAAACCCAATGGAATAACCGATGTACTCAATGCGCTTGAAGACGGCATATATGTGATCAATCATGATTACACGGTCGAATTCATGAACAAAGCGATGGTCAAAGTATTTGGAAACGGTACGGGAAAAAAATGCCATCAGGTGATTAACCGGAGCGATAAAATCTGTCCCTGGTGCAGGGCCGGCGACATGTTTAAAAAGGGTGAAACCTCACATGAAGAGGTCCACCTGGCAGTGATAGACAAGACTTATGATGTGCTGGAGCTTCCACTTAAAAACAAGGACGGTTCCATATCCAAGCTCAGTATATATCGTGACATTACCCTGCGTAAAGATCAGGAAAAAAGGCTGAGGGCATCGGAGCAAAACTATCGCAGGTTGTTTGAGCATGTTGCAGTCGGCGTGTACGTCAGCAGTAAAAAAGGAAGATTTCTGAATGCAAACCGGGCACTTCTGGATATGCTGGGTTATGAAGACAAAACGGAATTTCTCGGTATCGATATAGAGAAGGACCTATACATAAAACCGGAAGACAGGAAAAAGTTCCAGGCCATGATAGAGCGTCACGGAAGCGTCATCGACTACGAAGTCGATTTCAAGCGCAGGGACGGCACACCCATTGCGGTTCTTCTTACCGCCCATGTTCGAATGAGCCAGACGGGGAATGTCCTGGGCTACGAGGGAATTTGTGTGGATCAGTCCCAACGGAAGCAGATGGAAAAAGAATTGAGGGAAGCTTACAATTTTATGGAAAATACCATCCAAAGCTCACCCAACGCCATCATATGCACGGATATGCAGGGAAATATCATTAGGTGGAATCATGGGGCTGAAGAAACACTCGGCTATAAGGCTTCAGATGTCGTCGGGAAAATGAACGTTGTGGGAAACCTTTATACCGACAGCATGGCCAAGAAAGTAATGAAAATGATGCGAAGCGACCAATACGGCGGCAAGGGCAAGCTGCGTTCCTGCCCCATGACATTCAGTCGTAATGACGGTCAGGAGGTGGAGGGGAACCTTTCCGCCAGTATCATTTATGACGACAATGGAAACGAAATCGCATCCGTCGGCTTTTTTGTCGATCTCGGTGAAATGCTGGAAATGAACCGGAAACTGAGACAGACTCAAGAGCAGTTGCTGCAGTCTGAAAAACTTGCAGCCATGGGACGCCTGACATCACAGATTGCACACGAACTGAACAATCCGCTTTACGGAATAATGAACACGCTGGAGTTGATGAAGACGGAAATTTCGCCCAATAATAAGAGAAGAAAATTGCTGGACATGTCTCTTTCCGAAACGGAAAGGCTGGCCGATATGCTTCGAAAGATGCTTTCATTTTCAAAACCGGATCAGGAGCAGCAATCCCCGGTCAACCTGAATACCATCTTGGATGAGATTCTTCTTCATAAAAAACAGCTTTGGGAGAACACCATAAAGGTAAAAACCGCATTCGACGAAGCGTTGGATCCGGTATATGCGTCAAAAAACCAGCTGCGCCAGGTGTTCCTCAATATGATTTCAAATGCCAAAGATGCGATGCCGGATGGCGGTACCCTGACGGTGACCACCGCCAGAGATACGGATCATGTCAGGGTACTCATCTCCGATACCGGATGCGGTATACAGGAAAAGCATCTGGATATGATTTTTGAAACATTTTTTACCACCAAAACCGACAGTGTAAAAGGGGTGGGGCTGGGCCTTTCCGTATGCTACGGCTTCATCAAGGACCATGGCGGCGACATACTGGTGGAAAGCAAACCGGGTGAAGGCACCACCTTTACCATTATCCTGCCGGTTTACCGGGGAGGTTCAGACTAA